One segment of Triticum aestivum cultivar Chinese Spring chromosome 2A, IWGSC CS RefSeq v2.1, whole genome shotgun sequence DNA contains the following:
- the LOC123186088 gene encoding uncharacterized protein — MAAEVSSIARMLRGEAGKRRAGAAGKAPEMVTMDLLGGCGGDAGGQDEVVDLEVKVPAGWERRLDLLSGKTFLTPHRHQAAQDGQPDLNLPPTATTAPAAAVTTCAAVCTLDMVRDALQRAAAARSARSPDTSSSSSASTSSSCPSLGKRSRSPPSSTASPPANPAMRASACPSCLTYVLIAEADPRCPRCASKVPPLPTKPAAHSSGKKPKIDLNAAADETE; from the exons ATGGCGGCGGAGGTGAGCTCCATCGCCAGGATGCTCCGCGGGGAGGCGGGGAAGCGTAGGGCCGGCGCCGCCGGGAAGGCGCCGGAGATGGTGACCATGGATCTGCTCGGCGGGTGCGGCGGCGACGCCGGCGGGCAGGACGAGGTCGTCGACCTCGAGGTCAAGGTGCCCGCCGGCTGGGAGCGACGGCTTGATCTGCTG TCCGGCAAGACGTTCCTGACCCCTCATCGCCACCAGGCCGCCCAAGACGGGCAGCCGGACCTCAACCTGCCTCCCACGGCGACcaccgctcccgccgccgccgtcaccacaTGCGCGGCGGTCTGCACCCTCGACATGGTCCGCGACGCCCTacagcgcgccgccgccgcgcggtCAGCCCGCTCGCCGGACACTTCGTCCTCCTCGTCTGCGTCCACCTCGTCGTCGTGCCCCTCCCTGGGAAAGCGCAGCCGCTCGCCGCCTTCAAGCACGGCGTCGCCCCCCGCGAACCCGGCCATGCGCGCGTCCGCGTGCCCGTCCTGCCTCACGTACGTGCTCATCGCCGAGGCCGACCCCCGGTGCCCGCGGTGCGCGTCCAAGGTGCCGCCGCTCCCCACCAAGCCCGCCGCCCACAGCAGCGGGAAGAAGCCGAAGATTGACCTGAATGCCGCCGCCGATGAAACCGAGTGA